The Pseudomonas sp. R4-35-07 nucleotide sequence GGAAGAACAGCAGCACCCCGATGTCGAGGATGAAGGCTTCCAACAGGCTGATCTTCATCAAGGCGGCAATCAATGGCACCGCCAGCAGGATCAAGCCACCTTCGAACAGCAGCGCGTGCAGCACCCGCGTCCAGCCGCCGCTGGGCAGCTGCAGGCGCACTTTAAGGCGGTCGAAGAAGCTGTTGAAAATGACGTTCCAGCTCAGCGCCAGCAAGCTGATGCCCAGGGTCACCGCGCCCATTTCCAGGGCCGGTCGGCCGGTCACCCAGACCAGCAAGGGCGTACAGATCAACAACGCCAAACCTTCAAAACCCAAGGCTTGCAAAACGCGTTCAGTCATCGACTTGGTAGGGTTCATGACCCGGCTCCGTGAAGGACGATGGTTGCCATGATTACCCCTTGAGTCGATACTTCATAACTAATAACCATCGATCAAGGCGATACTCATGGCGTCCCATGAAGTGCTCCAGGCATTTGTCCAGGCGGCAACCCAAGGCTCGTTTTCCGGGGCGGCGCGTAAGCTGGGCAAGAGTCAGTCCACCATCAGCGCGGCGGTGGCCAGCCTGGAGATTGACTTGGACGTGGTGCTGTTCGATCGCAGCAGCCGCAAACCGACGCTGACGCCGGCCGGCCAGGTGTTGCTGCAGCGTGCGGAGCAGGTGCTGGAGGCCAGCAGCCGGCTGGAGTTGGCGGCGAGCCAACTGGCCCAGGGGCTGGAGCCGAAGCTGAGTATCGCCATGTCCGATACCTACCAGTCCGACCACTTCGAGGTTGCCCTCAGCGCCTTTGAACAACGCTACCCGGACCTTGAGTTGGAATGCCTGATCGCTGAATGCGAAGACTTGATCGCCTTGGTGCAAAGTGGCCGCACACACATCGCGTTTATCGAACAGCAGGAGGTTTACCCGCCGGACCTGACGTTTGCCCCCGTTGAAGAACGTACCGAAATCGCGCTGTTCGTCTCGCGTAAACACCCGTTGGCAAGCCTGGCCAAGGTTCACCCGCAGACGCTGCAGCTGCACCGGGAGTTGCGCTTGGCGAGCATCATCAATCCCAATGAAAACCGCAGCCCCCAGCGCGTATGGTCGGCCCCCAGTTACCTGATGTTGATGGAGATGGCGCAACTGGGCTTCGGCTGGGCTCCGATCCCGCGCTGGCTGGTGGAGCGTTTTGGCGGTGGGCAATTGGTCGAACTCAAGGTGCGCAGCTGGCCCCGCTCGGTGGCGGTGGATGCGGTGTGGTCGCGACAAAACCCACCGGGGCCGGCGGGCAGTTGGTTGCTGGGCAAGATGCTTGAGTGAGTCACTGTTGATGGGCTTGGAGTTCGGCCAGGCGTTGTTCGAGGAAACGCGCTGTCGAGGCGCTCGGGCGAC carries:
- a CDS encoding multidrug/biocide efflux PACE transporter, encoding MNPTKSMTERVLQALGFEGLALLICTPLLVWVTGRPALEMGAVTLGISLLALSWNVIFNSFFDRLKVRLQLPSGGWTRVLHALLFEGGLILLAVPLIAALMKISLLEAFILDIGVLLFFLPYTYVYHWGYDVVRERVASKTPISL
- a CDS encoding LysR family transcriptional regulator — its product is MASHEVLQAFVQAATQGSFSGAARKLGKSQSTISAAVASLEIDLDVVLFDRSSRKPTLTPAGQVLLQRAEQVLEASSRLELAASQLAQGLEPKLSIAMSDTYQSDHFEVALSAFEQRYPDLELECLIAECEDLIALVQSGRTHIAFIEQQEVYPPDLTFAPVEERTEIALFVSRKHPLASLAKVHPQTLQLHRELRLASIINPNENRSPQRVWSAPSYLMLMEMAQLGFGWAPIPRWLVERFGGGQLVELKVRSWPRSVAVDAVWSRQNPPGPAGSWLLGKMLE